In Mycolicibacterium aromaticivorans JS19b1 = JCM 16368, the following proteins share a genomic window:
- a CDS encoding heavy metal-responsive transcriptional regulator, with product MRIGKLAEATGATTATLRYYEDEGLLPPAERSPAGYRDYAADTIARVGFIRRGQAAGFSLAQIRQILDIRDSGHAPCTHVRDLLDIRLTDLDEQISALVALRETIARLRQGAESVDPESCSADDVCRYL from the coding sequence GTGAGAATCGGGAAGCTCGCCGAGGCGACCGGGGCCACCACCGCGACGCTGCGCTACTACGAAGACGAAGGCCTGCTCCCGCCCGCCGAACGTTCCCCGGCGGGGTATCGCGACTATGCCGCCGACACGATCGCCCGGGTCGGCTTCATCCGACGGGGACAGGCCGCCGGGTTCAGCCTCGCCCAGATTCGGCAGATCCTCGACATCCGTGACAGCGGCCACGCGCCGTGCACGCACGTGCGCGACCTGCTCGACATCCGACTGACCGACCTCGACGAGCAGATCAGCGCACTGGTGGCACTGCGCGAGACCATCGCCCGGCTGCGGCAGGGCGCCGAAAGCGTCGACCCGGAATCATGCAGCGCCGATGACGTATGTCGATACCTCTAG
- the merB gene encoding organomercurial lyase MerB gives MPNFLDRLTIPEESGLDPTMLVPLLRLLAAGEPVTVEALAAAVGLPVDEVTRRLAAVPDTEYDEQGRIVGQGLTLRPTRHRFTVAGQELYTWCALDTLIFPTILDRPASIESESPVSGHPIRVSVGENGVTSVQPETAVVSLVNPDDLTSIRSSFCNQVHYFTCAQDAAPWLAEHPEGQIVSVAEAHQLGAALTTQILTQLHTPPTAHPGCCS, from the coding sequence ATGCCCAATTTCCTTGACCGCCTGACCATTCCGGAAGAGTCCGGGCTCGACCCGACGATGCTGGTGCCGTTGCTGCGGCTGCTCGCCGCCGGCGAGCCGGTCACCGTGGAGGCGCTCGCCGCGGCCGTCGGCCTCCCGGTTGACGAGGTGACCCGGCGTCTGGCCGCGGTACCCGACACCGAATACGACGAGCAGGGCCGCATCGTCGGCCAGGGCCTGACCCTGCGCCCGACCCGCCACCGATTCACCGTGGCCGGCCAAGAGCTCTACACCTGGTGCGCCCTGGACACCCTCATCTTTCCCACCATCCTGGACCGGCCCGCCAGCATCGAATCCGAATCACCCGTCAGCGGGCACCCGATCAGGGTCTCGGTCGGCGAAAACGGTGTCACCAGCGTGCAGCCCGAGACCGCGGTGGTCTCGCTGGTCAACCCCGACGACCTCACCTCGATCCGGTCCTCATTCTGCAACCAGGTGCACTACTTCACCTGCGCGCAGGACGCCGCGCCGTGGCTCGCCGAGCACCCCGAAGGTCAGATCGTCAGCGTCGCTGAGGCCCACCAACTCGGCGCAGCCCTGACCACACAAATCCTTACCCAGCTCCATACCCCGCCAACTGCCCACCCCGGCTGCTGCAGCTGA
- the merA gene encoding mercury(II) reductase: MSQGLDLAVIGSGGAAMAAAIRATALGKSVVMIERGIFGGTCVNTGCVPSKALIAAAEARHTAADTARFPGIATTAGPVDMAALIAGTHDLVESLRSEKYLNVAESYGWQRIQGQARFAGTPDAPVIEVGDATIEAEHYLIATGANPVIPPAFEGVAYLTSTTAMEVTEVPESLLVIGGGYVALEQAQLFARLGSTVTVLVRSTLASKEEPEVGMALLEVFADDGIRVVRRATVSEVEQADDQVTVTATITGGTQQFRAAKVLVATGRRPNTDGLNLEAVQVKTGENNEVVVSDGLQSSNPRIWAAGDVTGHREFVYVAAHHGAMVADNIFTDAGRRVDYRHLPRVTFTSPAVGAAGTTEAELLAAGTRCDCRVLPLKHVPRAVVNRDTRGFIKLVADAGTGRIHGITAVAKDAGEIAAAAVYILDAAMTVDQVAGSWAPYLTMAEGIKIAAQSFSADMSRLSCCAS, from the coding sequence ATGAGTCAGGGATTGGACCTCGCGGTCATCGGTTCCGGCGGCGCGGCGATGGCCGCGGCGATCCGCGCTACCGCGCTCGGCAAGTCCGTCGTCATGATCGAGCGCGGCATCTTCGGTGGCACGTGTGTCAACACCGGCTGCGTGCCGTCAAAGGCCCTGATCGCAGCGGCCGAGGCCCGGCATACCGCAGCCGACACTGCCCGGTTCCCGGGGATCGCCACCACGGCCGGCCCGGTGGACATGGCGGCCCTGATCGCCGGCACGCACGATCTGGTGGAGTCGCTGCGCTCAGAGAAGTACCTCAACGTGGCCGAATCGTATGGCTGGCAGCGCATTCAGGGCCAAGCGCGGTTCGCCGGAACCCCGGACGCGCCCGTCATCGAGGTCGGCGATGCCACCATCGAGGCCGAGCACTACCTGATCGCCACCGGCGCGAACCCAGTCATCCCGCCCGCATTCGAGGGCGTCGCCTACCTGACCTCGACCACCGCGATGGAAGTCACCGAGGTCCCGGAGTCGCTGCTGGTGATCGGCGGCGGCTACGTCGCGTTGGAGCAGGCGCAACTGTTCGCCCGGCTCGGGTCAACGGTGACGGTGCTGGTCCGCTCCACGCTGGCATCGAAGGAAGAGCCGGAAGTCGGCATGGCGCTGCTGGAGGTGTTCGCCGACGACGGCATCCGGGTGGTGCGCCGCGCCACGGTGAGCGAGGTCGAGCAGGCCGACGATCAGGTCACGGTCACCGCGACCATCACCGGCGGAACGCAGCAGTTCCGTGCCGCGAAAGTCCTCGTCGCCACCGGCCGCCGTCCGAACACCGACGGCCTGAATCTCGAAGCGGTGCAGGTCAAAACCGGCGAGAACAACGAGGTCGTGGTGAGCGACGGGCTGCAGTCGTCGAACCCACGGATCTGGGCGGCCGGCGACGTGACCGGGCACCGCGAGTTCGTCTACGTCGCCGCCCATCACGGCGCGATGGTCGCCGACAACATCTTCACCGACGCCGGCCGCAGGGTCGACTACCGCCATCTGCCCCGCGTGACGTTCACCAGCCCCGCGGTCGGTGCGGCCGGGACGACCGAGGCCGAGCTCCTCGCCGCCGGGACACGGTGCGACTGCCGGGTGCTGCCGCTAAAACATGTGCCGCGTGCGGTGGTCAACCGAGACACCCGCGGTTTCATCAAACTCGTCGCCGACGCCGGCACCGGCCGCATCCACGGCATCACCGCCGTCGCCAAGGATGCTGGCGAGATCGCCGCCGCCGCGGTCTACATCCTCGACGCCGCGATGACCGTCGACCAGGTCGCCGGGTCCTGGGCCCCGTATCTGACCATGGCCGAAGGCATCAAAATCGCCGCCCAGTCCTTCAGCGCCGATATGTCCCGACTGTCCTGCTGCGCATCCTGA
- a CDS encoding cadmium resistance transporter produces MGFHSKLVALAVLSPATLVQAIATFAITNIDDIVVLAVMFGQAPGHRGAAIRVTAGQYLGFTAILAVSVGGALLGATLLPPAALPYFGLLPIVLGLRAAWLAWRDRRTQPAPTDDPATLLTPGTWQVAVITFANGGDNIGVYVPIFAVSTIATIGVYIIVFLIGVAIWCAAGRYFASHPIIAKALSRWGHIVLPVALITIGALILIKGGAFAL; encoded by the coding sequence GTGGGATTTCACTCGAAGCTGGTCGCATTGGCCGTGCTGAGCCCAGCCACACTCGTTCAGGCGATCGCCACCTTCGCCATCACCAATATCGACGACATCGTGGTCCTCGCGGTGATGTTCGGCCAGGCGCCCGGTCATCGTGGCGCAGCCATCCGAGTGACCGCCGGTCAGTACCTCGGCTTCACCGCCATCTTGGCAGTTTCGGTCGGCGGCGCACTCCTGGGTGCCACGCTGCTTCCTCCAGCCGCACTGCCGTACTTCGGGCTGCTGCCCATCGTGTTGGGGCTGCGGGCGGCATGGCTGGCCTGGCGGGATCGCCGCACCCAACCGGCGCCGACCGATGATCCCGCAACACTGTTGACGCCTGGCACCTGGCAGGTCGCAGTCATCACCTTCGCCAACGGCGGCGACAACATCGGCGTGTACGTTCCGATCTTCGCCGTCTCAACGATCGCCACCATCGGTGTTTACATCATCGTGTTCCTCATCGGTGTGGCCATCTGGTGCGCGGCCGGCCGATATTTCGCCTCCCACCCGATCATCGCCAAAGCACTCTCACGCTGGGGCCACATCGTTCTGCCCGTTGCACTGATCACAATCGGGGCCCTCATCCTCATCAAAGGCGGAGCGTTCGCCCTCTAG
- a CDS encoding Mu transposase C-terminal domain-containing protein: MVPLSQLMVDPALELVSGSRPPLCSEEMLAGIPEAAVEQARWWERHIVEILSGRPPGTAAGIRPRPEFDTAKRSLRQRELAKLDELRAAGHDVSRNALQRRRFAYERDGLLGVVDGRHNRRRAVFGRVDDRVVAAVRDAIEGETDLSTGTVQRLQRRVAKTLVATYGADDAPAMPSQPTFYRLVKRLAEGRHTFGSARTRRSLSKQPDGPFGSITVVRPGEMVEIDSTLLDVRVVLDDGMVDRVELTAMVDNATRSIPAAVLRPTTKAVDASLLLARALTPEPMRPGWADALRMSRSVLPHHSLTSVDQRLADAAARPVIAPETIVCDHGKAYLSQTFRQACCTLGINLQPAHPDCPTDKPKIERTLQSVGTLFAQYVAGYVGSSVERRGKNAEDDAVWSMIELQALLDEWIIAVWQNRPHDGLRDPVTPGKALSPNEKYTALVEVAGYVPVPLDADDYIELLPVQWRTINSYGVRINHRTYDAKALNPYRRQHSGVDARNGQWEVHYDPYDVSRIWVRNHHEDGWLAATWTHLRSSPVPFGETLWRHARSVADRRGAQKTQEAEIAAIAEDLLDRAAAGPQQQTKAERRVTGRTSAASAGRDWPDPTESSEHHGPSPSERAADNETFDDDGEMAEVIPLPVFDARKEAQTWRL, from the coding sequence GTGGTGCCGCTCTCGCAGCTGATGGTTGATCCGGCATTGGAATTGGTGTCGGGGTCGCGACCGCCACTGTGTTCTGAGGAAATGCTGGCTGGCATTCCCGAGGCAGCCGTCGAGCAAGCACGGTGGTGGGAGCGCCACATCGTGGAGATCCTCAGCGGCCGCCCGCCTGGGACGGCCGCGGGCATTCGTCCCCGCCCAGAGTTCGACACGGCGAAACGATCTCTGCGGCAGCGTGAGCTGGCCAAGTTGGACGAGCTGCGTGCCGCCGGCCACGACGTGAGTCGGAATGCGTTGCAGCGTCGCCGATTTGCCTACGAACGGGACGGGCTCCTGGGAGTGGTTGACGGGCGCCATAATCGGCGGCGCGCGGTATTCGGCCGTGTGGACGACCGTGTCGTCGCCGCGGTGCGGGATGCGATCGAGGGCGAGACCGACCTGTCAACGGGAACGGTGCAGCGTCTGCAACGGCGGGTCGCCAAGACGCTGGTGGCCACCTATGGTGCCGACGACGCGCCCGCGATGCCGTCGCAGCCCACCTTCTACCGGCTGGTCAAGCGCCTCGCGGAAGGACGGCACACGTTCGGGTCAGCACGGACGCGGCGATCGCTGTCCAAGCAGCCCGATGGCCCATTCGGGTCGATCACCGTGGTGCGCCCCGGCGAGATGGTGGAAATCGATTCAACCCTTCTGGATGTACGGGTAGTGCTCGATGACGGCATGGTAGACCGAGTCGAGCTGACTGCGATGGTCGACAACGCTACGCGGTCCATCCCGGCCGCGGTGCTGCGACCGACGACCAAAGCAGTGGACGCGTCACTGCTCTTGGCGCGGGCATTGACGCCCGAACCGATGCGCCCGGGATGGGCCGATGCGCTGCGGATGTCCCGGTCGGTACTTCCGCACCACAGCCTGACCAGTGTCGATCAGCGCCTGGCCGATGCTGCGGCCAGGCCGGTGATCGCTCCCGAGACGATCGTCTGCGATCACGGGAAAGCGTATCTGTCCCAAACATTTCGGCAAGCGTGCTGCACATTGGGGATCAATCTGCAGCCGGCTCATCCCGACTGCCCGACCGATAAGCCGAAGATCGAGCGGACATTGCAGTCGGTGGGCACCCTGTTCGCACAGTACGTGGCCGGTTACGTCGGTTCATCGGTGGAGCGGCGTGGGAAAAACGCCGAGGACGACGCGGTGTGGTCGATGATTGAGCTGCAGGCGCTGCTGGACGAGTGGATCATCGCGGTGTGGCAGAACCGCCCCCACGATGGCCTGCGGGATCCGGTGACGCCGGGGAAAGCGTTGTCTCCCAACGAGAAATACACTGCCCTCGTTGAGGTGGCTGGCTATGTACCGGTCCCACTGGACGCCGACGACTATATCGAATTGCTTCCCGTGCAGTGGCGCACAATCAACAGTTACGGGGTCCGGATCAACCATCGCACCTATGACGCCAAGGCGCTCAACCCATACCGGCGCCAGCATTCCGGGGTCGATGCCCGTAACGGACAGTGGGAAGTGCACTACGACCCGTATGACGTGTCGAGGATTTGGGTGCGCAATCACCACGAAGACGGATGGCTGGCCGCGACGTGGACGCACCTTCGGTCCTCGCCGGTGCCGTTCGGCGAGACACTGTGGCGCCACGCCCGCTCCGTAGCCGACCGCAGAGGGGCCCAGAAGACCCAGGAAGCGGAGATTGCGGCCATCGCGGAGGACTTGCTGGACCGCGCCGCCGCTGGGCCGCAGCAGCAGACGAAAGCCGAGCGCCGAGTGACTGGACGGACCAGCGCCGCGAGCGCCGGCCGGGACTGGCCGGACCCGACGGAATCATCCGAACATCATGGCCCGTCACCGTCGGAACGGGCCGCCGACAACGAGACTTTCGACGATGACGGCGAGATGGCGGAGGTCATACCCCTGCCGGTGTTTGATGCACGCAAGGAGGCCCAAACGTGGCGACTGTGA
- a CDS encoding nuclear transport factor 2 family protein produces the protein MNDYEAIRRVIALHAQLLDERRWSELAALFSPDGVLPWNGNTFRGRKEIIEGLPGTQPATPHRIKHFVYAPVIEIDGNDARAWSDVIVSLVPKEGSAEMSFVGRYHDHLRRENGCWRLLKHITVKTGDALPDDERLPSGLYADDQTR, from the coding sequence GTGAACGACTATGAAGCAATCAGACGCGTTATCGCGTTGCACGCTCAGCTACTTGACGAGCGTCGATGGTCCGAACTTGCGGCGTTGTTCAGCCCGGATGGTGTGCTGCCGTGGAATGGAAACACTTTTAGGGGGCGAAAGGAGATCATCGAGGGGCTGCCAGGGACGCAACCAGCGACCCCGCACAGGATCAAACATTTCGTATACGCACCGGTAATCGAGATCGATGGAAACGATGCCAGAGCCTGGAGCGATGTGATCGTGTCGCTGGTACCCAAAGAGGGCTCCGCCGAGATGTCGTTTGTAGGGCGCTATCACGATCACCTTCGTCGTGAAAATGGATGCTGGCGACTGCTCAAGCACATCACGGTGAAAACCGGCGACGCCCTGCCCGACGATGAACGGTTGCCGTCAGGGCTTTATGCCGACGACCAGACTCGCTGA
- a CDS encoding TlpA family protein disulfide reductase has translation MSETRSFTPHRWAGVTAVMLAAGALTACGQSATTSNPTSPPHANATTQATAATLTTVDGKTVELPAAAPTAILFFSYGCGECVGGGKSLAAARAAVEKAGGSAKFLAVDIVPTEKPADVRHFLDQIGGTSLPAVVDTNGALTSRYQVTAPTTALVIDPSGQISYRGHAPSQDQILAALGSSAAR, from the coding sequence ATGTCTGAAACGCGTTCGTTTACACCCCACAGGTGGGCGGGCGTTACGGCTGTGATGCTGGCAGCGGGCGCGCTGACCGCGTGCGGCCAATCGGCCACAACCAGCAATCCGACCTCACCGCCACACGCCAACGCCACAACCCAGGCGACGGCGGCGACACTGACCACGGTGGACGGCAAAACCGTCGAACTGCCCGCTGCCGCCCCGACCGCGATCCTGTTCTTCTCCTACGGGTGCGGCGAATGCGTCGGCGGCGGTAAATCCCTGGCCGCTGCTCGGGCGGCCGTGGAGAAAGCCGGAGGCAGCGCCAAGTTCCTAGCCGTCGACATCGTCCCCACCGAGAAACCCGCCGATGTTCGCCACTTCCTGGACCAGATCGGCGGCACCAGCCTGCCCGCGGTCGTCGATACTAACGGGGCCCTGACCAGCCGCTACCAGGTGACCGCGCCGACCACCGCCCTCGTCATCGACCCGTCCGGGCAGATCAGCTACCGCGGCCACGCCCCGTCCCAGGATCAGATCCTGGCCGCCCTCGGCAGCAGCGCCGCACGGTGA
- a CDS encoding cytochrome c biogenesis CcdA family protein, translated as MNLLALAFTAGMLAPVNPCGFALLPAWITGTIATGGTDAVLVRLARALRTGAVLTIGFTGTLTLAGIAISAGARTLVTAAPWLGITIGLTLAILGGFMLTGRTIGLRMPARTRHRPDSPTAGGVLAAGIGYALASLSCTFGVLLAVIAQAQATSGWGGLLAVFTAYTAGAATILMLVSVGTAIAGTALTRHLGILARHGTRVTAVVLIATGAYLAWYWLPAATGHTASGGNLLTGWSATATGWLQDHALPASVIAAFAVVVSAVAACWTTHRRPITGKQRRR; from the coding sequence GTGAACCTGCTCGCGCTCGCGTTTACCGCTGGCATGCTCGCCCCGGTCAACCCCTGCGGGTTCGCGCTGCTACCGGCGTGGATCACCGGCACCATCGCCACCGGCGGCACCGATGCGGTGCTCGTGCGGCTGGCCCGGGCACTGCGCACCGGGGCCGTCCTGACCATCGGGTTCACCGGCACCCTCACCCTCGCCGGTATCGCGATCAGTGCCGGTGCCCGGACCCTGGTGACGGCTGCTCCCTGGCTCGGGATCACGATCGGGCTCACCCTGGCCATCTTGGGCGGCTTCATGCTCACCGGCCGCACCATCGGTCTGCGTATGCCTGCCCGGACGCGTCATCGGCCGGACTCCCCAACAGCCGGTGGTGTGCTCGCGGCCGGAATCGGCTACGCCCTGGCGTCACTGTCCTGCACCTTCGGGGTACTGCTCGCGGTGATCGCCCAGGCCCAGGCCACCAGCGGATGGGGCGGTCTGCTGGCAGTGTTCACCGCATACACAGCCGGTGCCGCCACCATCTTGATGCTGGTCAGCGTCGGCACCGCCATCGCCGGCACGGCCCTGACCCGGCATCTGGGTATCCTCGCCCGCCACGGGACCCGCGTCACCGCCGTTGTCCTCATCGCCACCGGCGCCTACCTCGCGTGGTACTGGCTGCCCGCGGCCACCGGGCACACCGCCAGCGGCGGCAACCTGCTCACCGGCTGGTCGGCCACCGCGACCGGATGGCTGCAGGACCACGCCCTCCCGGCCAGCGTCATTGCCGCCTTCGCTGTGGTGGTCAGCGCGGTGGCCGCGTGCTGGACCACCCACCGCCGGCCAATCACCGGCAAGCAGCGCCGCCGGTGA